GCGAACGAGGCGTCGAGGAGCTCACCGATGCCCATCGGCCGGAAGCGGCCGAAGCCCGAGGGCGGCGCCGCCAGCCCCGGGTTCCACCCCGGCACCGCGGTGGGCGGCCCCCAGCCCGGGGGTGGCGGCGGTGGCCACCCCGGCGGCGGCGGTGGCGGCCAGCCGGGGGCGGCGCCCGGCGGCATCCAGCCGCTCGGCGCCGGGGCCGGGGCCCAGCCCGGCGGCGGCGGCCAGCCCGGCGGCGGCGGAGGCGGACCGGGAGCCCCCTCGGGCTGGGCCGGGGGACCGCCGGGGTCGCCACTCTCCATGCGACCCATTGTGCATGCGCCCCGCATGTGCCGCCGCCGTCACAGCCGTCGCGGCGGCTTGCGCGCGGGGTGCGGGTCCGGTCACCGGTGGCCGCGGTCACCGGCGGGCGGCCCAGCATGGCGGGCGAGATGACCCCCGAACCCCTTCCCCTGTTCCCCTCGGGCGACGACCCCGCCGAGCTCCGCCGTCACGACCTCGTCGAGCGCCTCGACTGGGTGATCCAGCGCCGCCTCGAGGAGCTGCCCGACACCCTGGTGGCCGCGCTCCACGCCCAGGGCGTGGTCTGCGATCGCACCACCTCCCCGCACGAGCTCGCCCTCCGGCTCGGTCACGCTCAGCCGGAGAACCGCGCCGCCGCCTCGTAGGAGGAGGCTAGGCCGCCGCCCGGCCCACCTCCGGATGCGAGCGTCCGCGAAGCAGGGCGAGGCCGACCACCGCGAGGGTCACCGCCGCGGCGCCGCCGACCACGGTGGGCCGCCGCGCCAGCCGGGGGAGGTCGTGGAGGAGCCGTCCGCTCCAGCCGCGACCGTGGAGGGCGCGATGGTAGAGCCGGTCGCGCTCCTCGGCGGTGAGCACCGGCGCGGCGAGCGCCCGGGCCACCTCGGCGGCGAGGCAGGCCAGCTCACCGACCCGGTCGGGCAGCGCCGCGGCGAGCGACCGTCCCTCGAGGGCGTCGTCGAGGCGCTCGATGTCATCGATCACCGGAGCCCTCCTCCCGGCGGCGGCCGGCGCGCTCGGCGGGGAGCGGCGCTCCCAGCCGGCGGCGCAGGGTGGTCAGGGCCCGGAAGGTGAGCAGCTTCACCGCCCCCTCGCTCCGGCCCATGATCTCGGCGATCTCCCGGTTGCGCAGCTCGCCGCCGAAGCGCAGCAGCACCGCCTGCCGCTGGTCGGCGGGCAGTGTCGCCACCGCGGCGCGCACCTCGGCGGCGCGGTCGCCCCAGACCGCCGCGTCCTCGGGACCGGGCGAGTCGTCGCCGAGCTGGGGGGTGAGCTCGATCCAGCCGGGACGGCGGCGGTCACGGGCCACCAGGTTGGCGGCGACCCGGTACAGCCAGGCCGAGTAGGGGACGCCACGCCACTCGAAGCGCGGCAGCTCCTCGACGGCTCTGGCGAAGGTGGCGGCGGTCACGTCCTCGGCAAGCTCCCGGTTCTGGGTCAGGGTCAGCGCGTAGGCGAAGATCTGGTCGACGTACCGCTCGTAGAGCGGCGCGAACGCCGCCCGGTCCCGCTGCGCGGCATGGATCAGATCGCGCTCGGCGAGGAGGTCTGCCTCGCTGCGGTGGGCCACTCAGCCGGGCCTCGCACGGACGCGGTCCGGCATCAGAATCCGCACCCGACCACCGAGTTACGCGTTCGCGCCACGCCACCCTGCATCCGGCCACCTTGCCACAGGGAGAGCCGACCCTGACAGACGGGGGTCCCGGGGTGCGAACATATGCACGCTGCCCGACACGGGCGGGGCGGGGGGCCATGTCTCCCCTGGGAGGGAAGCGCCGTGCCGCGACGCGACCGATCCGCGCGACTGCTCGCTCGAGTTCGTCTCTGGGCTCCTCTGGTGGTGGTGGCCGCCGTCCCGGTGAGCGTCCTCGCCGCCGGCGGGTCGAGCCCCGTGGGCGGCTCCGGCGCCAGGCTCACCGCGGTGAGCCTGGTCCCCTCGGAGACCAACACCACCACCGGCATCGGCCGCTCCATCTGCCACATCATCGGCACCCAGGCCTGCAAGGACACCCCGTCCACCACCAGCGGCAGCGGCAGCGGCGGCAGCACCGACACCGCGACCGATTCCGTCACCGACACCAGCACCGACGCGGCCACCAGCTCCCCGGCGAGCCCTCCGGAGACCGGCCTCTGCAGCAACGCCAAGGTGCCCGGCGTCTGCTCCACCAGGTCCGCGTCGAGCACGGTGACGGTGCAGCCGCCAGGCACGGTGCAGCAGTCGTCGACGAAGACGAAGGCGACGAAGTCCACGAGGACGACGAAGACCACGAAGACGACGAGGAAGGGGTCGACCACCACGGTCACGGTGACGGTCACCCAGGCGAGCGGCGGGTCGCCGGCGACGACCACCACCAGCACCCCGTAGCCGTCAGGGCACCACCGGGGCCTCCCGGGTGCGGCGGACCAGGTCGGCGACGTAGAGCACCAGGGTGCCTCCCACCAGGGGGATGCCCAGCGCCAGCGCGGCCACGTCCACGGGACCGTGGGCGATGCGCACCCACATGAGGATGAAGAACACCCAGCCCACGGCGATGGTGTTCCGCCGTCCCCAGTGTGTGTGGCTCAGCTCGGGGCGGCGGTGGCTGAGGAAGACGATCGGAGTGGCGAGCAGCGGCCCGACGTAGCGGAGCACGATCAGCCCGCAGAGCCACCAGGGGAGGATGCCGACGAGCGCGCCCCCCACCGCCGCCATCGCGAAGAAGAGCGCGTCGCCGGCGGGATCGAGGGCGCGGCCGAGCTCGGTGAGCGGCCCGACCCGGCGCGCGATCCAGCCGTCGACGGCATCGAGCATCGCCAGCGGGCCGCCGATCGAGCACCAGAGGATCAGGTTCAGGTCGTCGGGGAGGGGCAGCGCGGCGCTGAGCAGCAGTGGCAGGCAGGACCAGGCCCGGAGCGCGGTGACCCCGTTGGGGAATCCGTAGTAGTCGATGCGGGGGCCGTCGGGATGGATGAAGAGCAGGGTGGCGCCGCCGGCCAGCACCAGCCCGAAGAAGAGCCACCACAGGAGGGCGCCGAGGGCTGCGAGCACCGCCGCCCGCGACGACACCAGCTGGGCGATGCCGACGGCGTAGGCCTCGGTGAAGACGAACCCCGCGATCAGCCAGCGGGTGAGCGAGCGGCGCAGCGCCGGGCGGGCACGCAGCAGCCCGAAGGCCTCGACGTACAGGGCCACCAGCCCCCCCAACCCTGACCGTGGCGCGGGGGCGGTCCCCACCTCGTCCACCACGCGCTCCCCGGAACCGGGGCTACTTGACCGCCAGGCAGGTGACGGTCTTGAAGACCCCGTCGATGCGCTGGATCTTCTCGACGATGAGCGCGCCCACCCCGGCCACGTCCCCCGCCTCGACCTGGGCGATGACGTCGTACTCCCCGGTGATGGCGTCGGACTGGACGATGCCGTCCTGGCCCGACATGTGCGAGACGACGTCCATCGCCTTCCCCGGCTGGGTGCTGATGAGCACGTAGGCGCGCACCATTCTCGTCCTCCTCCGGCGGGGCCGCCGCTCCCGCTCGGCGCCGACTGTAGCACCGCGCCGGGGAATGTCCATGCAGTTCGGCCCAGATCCGGCACCCCCGACAGTGCTGACGGGTGTCCGTCCACGACGCAGCGTTCGGGATAGACGATGGCTTTGTTGGTTTTGCAAGCTTTGTTACGATCAGGAGTGGACGGCACGCGGCCCCCTGAGGGGGTGTACGATCCTCTCAGGAGGCCCTGCGGGGGCTCCCATTTCACCATGCAACTCACCCCTTCCTGGCGGGCGGACCGGAAACGGTTCGCCCGCTCTTTGGTTCCCAGCCCTCGATGCCCATCATCGGCCTGATCGCACGCCTCCTCGCCCGGATCGCCCTGCTCGGCGCGCTCCAGGCGCTGCGGCGCCGTGCCGCAGGAGCGCCACCGGCGTGGCGCACCCCGGGCACCGGCCCCACCCCGCAGCCGCCGCCGCCGGCACCACCCGCGCCCGCCGATACCGAGCGCGCCCACCGGGCGGTCCGCCTGGTCGCCGAGTCGGCACGGATCGGCGTCCGGGTGGTGCTGCTCACCGGCTTCCTCGGCGCCTTCGCGGTGCTGCTCACCGCCGGCACCACCGCCACCACCCTGGGGCCCCGCTGGCTCGGGATCGTCCTCCTCGTCCTCGCCACCGGCTTCCTGGTGCTCGCGCTCCGCGAGCTGCGCGCCGCCTGGCGGCTGCGCCTCGCCCAGGTGCGCCGCCGCCGCGCCGAGCGGCTCACCACCCGGGACGTCTAGCCGGCGCCGCCTCAACCGATCGGCGCGGTCAGCTCCAGGGCGATGCCGTCCGGGTCGCGAAAGGGGAGCACGCTGATCCCGAACATCGGCAGGTCGGTGATCTCGCCGTGGTCGACCCCGCTCGCCTCGAAGCGGGCGAGCGCCCGCTCCAGGTCGCCGCGCGCGGGCACGCCGAAGCTGAGATGGTCGAGGCCGACCCGGAAGGGGTCGAAGCGGTCGCCGCGGCGGGACTCGTCGACCGGGCGCAGCCCGATCAGCACCCCGGCGTTGATGAGCACGATGCCGCCCTGGAGGTTCTCCACGCAGAGGTCGTGGAAGGGGTCGCCGGGAGGAGGCGGCGCGTCCATCGCCACGTCGAACCCCAGGACCTCGGTGTAGAACGCCCGCGACCGGTCGACGTCGGTGACGCTGAGCCGGATGTGATGCGGCGGCCCGCCGATCAGCTGCTCGGACATATGACGCCCTCCTTGCCGCGTGCCCTGCGAGGCTACGAAAGGTACGGCGCGACGCCCTCGCCCTGCTCGGCGCCGTCCATCACCACCTCGCTCACGGTGGGATGGGCGTGGATGATGTCGCCGAGCTCGGCCATGGTCAGGCCGTCGCTGATCGCGACCGCGACCTCGTGGACGATCTCCACGGCGTGCACCCCCATGATCGTCGCCCCCAGCAGCAGGTCGCTCTGGGCGTCGGCGTAGAGCTGGGCGAGGCCGTCGGGCTCGGCCTCCCCCAGCGCCTTGCCGTTGCCGAGGAAGCGCGCCTGCCCGGTCTTCACGGTGAAGCCGGCCGCCTTCGCGGACTGGGAGTTCAGACCGACCATGGCGATCTCGGGGTGGGTGTAGATGCACGAGGGCACCACGGTGCGGTCGATCGGCCGGGGATGGTGGCCGAGGGCGTTCTCGACCGCACGCTCCGCCTCCTTGCTCGCCAGGTGGGCGAGCTGGAGGCCGCCGATGCAGTCGCCCGCCGCCCAGATCCGCGGATTGGCGGTGTGGAGCCAGTCGTCGACGACGACGTGGCCGCGCTCGTTCACCTCGACCCCGGCCTCCTCGAGCCCGATGCCGCGGGTCTCGGCGCGGCGGCCGACGGACACGAGGAGCACGTCGGCGGCGATCTCGGTGCCGTCGTCGAGCCGCGCGGTGAGGTCCTCGGCGCGGTACTCGGCGATGCCCTCGAGGCGGCGGCCGGTGTGGAAGCGGATGCCCTGCTTCTCCATCAGCTTGCGGAACTGGGTGACGATCCGGGGATCGACCCCGGCGAGGATCTCGGGGAGCACCTCCACCACGTCGATGCTGGTGCCCAGCGGGGCGAACACCGAGGCGAACTCGCAGCCGATCACCCCGCCGCCGACCACCAGCAGGCGCTCGGGGACGCGGTCGAGGCGGAGCACCCCGTTGCTGGTGACCACCGAGGGGTGGTCCATGTCGAGGCCGGGCAGCCCCGAGGGCTCGGTCCCCACGCAGACCACCAGGTGGTCGTACTCGATCCGGCGGCCGTCGACGGCGACGGCGCCGTCCTCGAGCCGGCCCTCGCCGCGGACCACCTCGACCCGGCGCCGCTTGCAGGCGTTCTCGACGCCCCGGCGCATCGCCAGGACCACCTCCTCCTTGCGCTCCATCATCCGGGTGAAGTCGACGCGGACGTCGCCGACCTCGATGCCGAGGTCCCCGGCGCCGCGGATCCGGCGGAGCAGGTCGGCGGTGGCGAGCAGCGACTTGGTGGGGATGCAGCCCCAGTTGAGGCAGGTGCCGCCGAGCTCGGCGCGCTCGACCATCACCACCCGGGCGCCGAGCTGGGAGGCGCGCAGCGCGGCGACGTCGCCGGCGGGTCCGCCGCCGAGCACCACCACCCTGGGGGCGTCGTCGGCCACCATCACGAGCGGGAGCCGCTCCTGGCGAAGTTGCGCGCCTCCTCGGTGGTGACCGACTCGACGGTGAGCGCCTCGCGGATGATCCGCTCCTGCTCCATCGTGTGAGCCCCGTGGAAGCCCTCGCTGGGGCTGGCGCGGCGGGGACGGCCGATGTACTCCCAGCGGATCTCGTAGGGACGGTGACGGCCGATGGGGCGGGCGAGATGGTTCCAGGAGCCCATGTTCATCGGCTCCTCCTGCACCCAGAACAGCTGCTCGAGGCGGGGGTAGCTCTCGACCAGCTTGCTGATCTCCACCAGGGGCAGCGGGTCGAGCAGCTCGATGCGCGCGATCGCGGTCCTGTCCGCCTGCTTGCGGAGCGGGCTGGTGATGAGGTCGTGGTACATCTTCCCGGTGGTGAGCAGCAGGGTGGTCACCTGCTCGCGCCGCTGCGACATCTCCGGGTCGTCGATGACCCGCTGGAAGCGTCCGGCGGCGAGCTGGTCGAGCGAGGCGTGGGCGGTGGCCGCGCGCAGCAGGCTCTTCGGGGTGAAGATCACCAGCGGACGGGGCCGCTGCATCAGCGCCTGCTGGCGGAGCAGGTGGAAGTACTGCGCCGCCGTCGAGCAGTTGGCGACCCGGATGTTGCCGGTGGAGGCGAGCTGCAGGAAGCGCTCGGGACGCGCGCTCGAGTGCTCGGGCCCCTGGCCCTCGTAGCCGTGGGGCAGCAGCAGCACCAGCCGCGAGCGCTGCTCCCACTTGGCCTCGCCGGAGACCACGAACTGGTCGACCATCACCTGGGCGTTGTTGACGAAGTCGCCGAACTGCGCCTCCCAGATCACCAGCGTGTCGGGCGCGGCCACGCTGTACCCGTACTCGAAGCCGAGGCAGGCGCCCTCGCTGAGCGGGCTGTTGTGGAGCTCGAAGGTGGCGCTGGCGCCGGTGAGGTGCTGCATCGGCGTCCAGTGGGCGCCGGTGACCGCGTCGTGGAAGGTGAGGTGGCGCTGGCTGAAGGTGCCGCGCTCGGTGTCCTGCCCGGTGAGCCGGATGGGGCGGCCCTGGAGCAGCAGCGAGCCCAGCGCCAGCGCCTCGGCGGTGGCCCAGTCGATCTCCCCCTCCTGCACCGCGATCCGGCGCCGGTCCATCTGCTTGGCCAGCTTGGGATTGAGGTTGAAGCGGTCGGGCAGGGTGAGCAGCTGCTCGTTGAGACCGATCAGGGTGCCGGCGCCGACCCCGGTGCGCCGCTCGGTGTCGCGGTCGATGGGGGGATGCAGGTCCTCCCACGGCTCCTCGGTGGGGCCGGTGGCGAGGCTGCTCTTCACCTTGTGATGGGCCTGGCCGACCCGGTCGTAGGCGGTCTGGAACTGGACGTCGGCGTCGTCGCGGGTGATCAGGCCCTCGTCGATCAACCGCTGCGCGTACAGCTCGCGCGCGGTCGGATGGTTCTTGATCTTCGTGTACACCTGCGGCTGGGTGTACGAGGGCTCGTCGGTCTCGTTGTGGCCGAAACGCCGGTAGCCGACGAGGTCGACGACCACGTCGCGGTGGTAGGTGCGGCGGTAGTCGTAG
Above is a window of Candidatus Dormiibacterota bacterium DNA encoding:
- a CDS encoding sigma-70 family RNA polymerase sigma factor, with product MAHRSEADLLAERDLIHAAQRDRAAFAPLYERYVDQIFAYALTLTQNRELAEDVTAATFARAVEELPRFEWRGVPYSAWLYRVAANLVARDRRRPGWIELTPQLGDDSPGPEDAAVWGDRAAEVRAAVATLPADQRQAVLLRFGGELRNREIAEIMGRSEGAVKLLTFRALTTLRRRLGAPLPAERAGRRREEGSGDR
- a CDS encoding CDP-alcohol phosphatidyltransferase family protein, encoding MDEVGTAPAPRSGLGGLVALYVEAFGLLRARPALRRSLTRWLIAGFVFTEAYAVGIAQLVSSRAAVLAALGALLWWLFFGLVLAGGATLLFIHPDGPRIDYYGFPNGVTALRAWSCLPLLLSAALPLPDDLNLILWCSIGGPLAMLDAVDGWIARRVGPLTELGRALDPAGDALFFAMAAVGGALVGILPWWLCGLIVLRYVGPLLATPIVFLSHRRPELSHTHWGRRNTIAVGWVFFILMWVRIAHGPVDVAALALGIPLVGGTLVLYVADLVRRTREAPVVP
- a CDS encoding Lrp/AsnC ligand binding domain-containing protein; translated protein: MVRAYVLISTQPGKAMDVVSHMSGQDGIVQSDAITGEYDVIAQVEAGDVAGVGALIVEKIQRIDGVFKTVTCLAVK
- a CDS encoding VOC family protein; this encodes MSEQLIGGPPHHIRLSVTDVDRSRAFYTEVLGFDVAMDAPPPPGDPFHDLCVENLQGGIVLINAGVLIGLRPVDESRRGDRFDPFRVGLDHLSFGVPARGDLERALARFEASGVDHGEITDLPMFGISVLPFRDPDGIALELTAPIG
- the lpdA gene encoding dihydrolipoyl dehydrogenase, giving the protein MVADDAPRVVVLGGGPAGDVAALRASQLGARVVMVERAELGGTCLNWGCIPTKSLLATADLLRRIRGAGDLGIEVGDVRVDFTRMMERKEEVVLAMRRGVENACKRRRVEVVRGEGRLEDGAVAVDGRRIEYDHLVVCVGTEPSGLPGLDMDHPSVVTSNGVLRLDRVPERLLVVGGGVIGCEFASVFAPLGTSIDVVEVLPEILAGVDPRIVTQFRKLMEKQGIRFHTGRRLEGIAEYRAEDLTARLDDGTEIAADVLLVSVGRRAETRGIGLEEAGVEVNERGHVVVDDWLHTANPRIWAAGDCIGGLQLAHLASKEAERAVENALGHHPRPIDRTVVPSCIYTHPEIAMVGLNSQSAKAAGFTVKTGQARFLGNGKALGEAEPDGLAQLYADAQSDLLLGATIMGVHAVEIVHEVAVAISDGLTMAELGDIIHAHPTVSEVVMDGAEQGEGVAPYLS